The following are encoded in a window of Gramella sp. MT6 genomic DNA:
- a CDS encoding cysteine desulfurase, translated as MSHQTQAKTFEVEKIREDFPILKREVNGYPLVYFDNAATAQTPKQVMDVIVDYYSNYNANIHRGVHSLSQEATDKYEQARIKIQKHFNAEKAHEIIFTSGTTHGINLVANGFSSILKEGDEILVSAMEHHSNIVPWQMLCERTGAVLKVIPMDLNGELVYSEFEKLLSSKTKLVFLNHVSNALGTVNPIKNIIDKAHEKGAAVLIDGAQAAPHIKADVQELDVDFYVVSAHKMCGPTGVGVLYGKEEWLEKLPPYQGGGEMIATVSFEKTTYAGLPHKFEAGTPNICGGIAFGAAIDYMNEIGFDAIAKYEHELLEYATAKLREIEGVKIYGEAPDKTAVISFNIEGLHPYDIGTLVDKMGIAVRTGHHCAQPIMDFFKIPGTVRASFSFYNTFHEIDLFIDAVKKAKMMLQ; from the coding sequence ATGAGTCATCAAACTCAGGCTAAGACTTTTGAGGTTGAAAAAATTCGAGAAGATTTTCCAATCCTGAAACGTGAGGTTAATGGCTATCCTTTGGTTTATTTTGATAATGCGGCCACTGCCCAGACCCCTAAACAGGTCATGGATGTGATCGTGGATTACTATTCAAATTACAACGCCAATATTCATAGAGGCGTGCACTCCCTGTCTCAGGAAGCTACAGATAAGTACGAGCAGGCGAGAATCAAGATTCAGAAGCATTTTAATGCTGAAAAAGCTCATGAGATCATTTTCACCTCTGGTACCACTCACGGGATCAATCTTGTGGCGAACGGTTTTTCATCGATTCTGAAAGAAGGCGATGAGATTCTGGTTTCGGCTATGGAGCATCACTCCAATATAGTTCCATGGCAAATGCTATGTGAAAGGACTGGGGCTGTTCTAAAGGTGATTCCTATGGATCTTAATGGTGAACTGGTCTATTCTGAATTTGAAAAGCTTTTAAGTTCCAAAACCAAACTGGTTTTTCTTAATCATGTTTCCAATGCTTTGGGTACGGTAAACCCCATCAAGAATATTATTGATAAGGCTCATGAGAAGGGGGCGGCTGTATTGATCGATGGAGCCCAGGCGGCGCCACACATCAAGGCAGATGTGCAGGAGTTGGATGTAGACTTCTATGTGGTTTCAGCGCATAAAATGTGCGGACCAACCGGAGTTGGTGTCCTTTATGGAAAAGAAGAATGGCTTGAAAAATTACCACCTTACCAGGGTGGTGGCGAAATGATAGCTACGGTTTCTTTTGAAAAGACCACCTATGCTGGATTGCCTCATAAATTCGAAGCTGGGACTCCAAATATTTGCGGAGGTATCGCCTTTGGTGCAGCCATCGATTATATGAATGAGATCGGTTTTGATGCTATCGCTAAATACGAGCATGAACTGCTGGAGTATGCTACTGCAAAACTCAGGGAGATCGAGGGTGTGAAGATCTATGGAGAAGCTCCAGATAAGACTGCTGTAATTTCATTTAATATTGAGGGTTTGCATCCTTATGATATAGGGACTTTGGTAGACAAAATGGGAATTGCAGTAAGAACAGGTCATCATTGTGCGCAACCAATCATGGATTTCTTTAAGATCCCTGGTACAGTTAGAGCTTCCTTTTCATTCTACAATACTTTTCACGAGATAGATCTTTTTATCGACGCGGTGAAAAAAGCAAAAATGATGCTCCAGTAA
- a CDS encoding PLDc N-terminal domain-containing protein, with amino-acid sequence MAPEITIFLWQTHLIIASILGIYILLMVRSGIWLKIAWILAVIVVPIFGSLAYLGFGRKSLKN; translated from the coding sequence ATGGCTCCTGAAATCACTATTTTTCTCTGGCAAACCCATTTGATTATTGCATCCATACTGGGCATTTATATTTTATTAATGGTTAGGAGTGGTATATGGCTTAAAATTGCCTGGATTCTGGCCGTAATTGTCGTTCCAATTTTCGGATCTTTGGCTTATCTTGGTTTTGGTAGAAAATCTCTAAAGAACTAG